The nucleotide window TGCTGCTCCCCATACTCGGCCACGGGGTTGCAAACCACCTTTACCCGCGGCAAGCCGGCCAGGGGCTCGATCTTACGGATAAACATCAGGGCTTGTAGTGCCGGTCGTACTGGGCAAAGCGCGGGGCAAAGTCGGTGACGCGGTAGCGGCCCTCGGCGTTTTCGATTTCGGTGCACAGCACGTTGGTGTTTTCCAGGTAGTACTGCCGGGTGCGGTAGTCGGCGTCTTCGGCAGGCTTGATGCTGAACTCGCCGCCCTTGCGGGTGTCGAGCAGGGGGCCAAAAACGAAGCTGCTGTCGAAGCGGGGCCAGCAGAGCCAGGAAACGGAGGTGTCTTGCTTGATCAGGGCGAGGTAGGCGCAGTTGCCCACCAGGCCCATGTCGTAGGTATGTTTGCTCATGGCCGAGAAGTCAGGTGAAGGCCCATCGGGGCGCTTGTCACGGAGTTTGGAGCTCCTTAGTACCCATTGGCGCCGGTCGGGTTGCCGCCAACC belongs to Hymenobacter cellulosilyticus and includes:
- a CDS encoding trehalase-like domain-containing protein; the encoded protein is MSKHTYDMGLVGNCAYLALIKQDTSVSWLCWPRFDSSFVFGPLLDTRKGGEFSIKPAEDADYRTRQYYLENTNVLCTEIENAEGRYRVTDFAPRFAQYDRHYKP